The nucleotide sequence AAAATCCCCCGTTCTCGCCAGCGTTGATTGAGTTTATCAAGGGATTGTAACATTTGTCGTGCCGAATTCACCGCCTGTTTAACCTGTTTTTCAGGCCGTAACTCCTCCGGCGCGCCATAGAGAGCCATCACCGCATCCCCAACAAACTTATCCACCGTCCCCCCATTAGCAAAAATTACCCGTGTCATTTCCGCCAAATACTCATTCAGAACCACAGCAATTCCCTGAGATTGTAATTGATTTGACATTTGGGTAAAACCCACAATATCACTAAATAGAATAGTAATTAATCGAGGTTCAGGACTCAAATCCAATGCTAACTGACCCGTTGCCGCCTTTTTCACCATTGTTTCCGGTAAAAACCGCTTCAAAACAGACTCCGTTAAATACCGATTTAACTCAGCAACACGCCGTTCATTCTCTTTTAACGACTGTAAATTCTTCACCTCTGCCAACAACTCTCGATCATTAAACGGTTTAGATAGGTAGGCATCAGCCCCCCGTTCAACGCCTTCTAAGCGGGTATCCTCATCCGCCTTAGCTGTTAATAAAATCATCGGAGTCCCCTTCAATTCAGTGTTTTCTCGAATTAACCGAATTAAATCCAACCCCGATACCAACGGCATCATTAAATCCGTAATAATCACCTCTGGATGATATTTTTGAGCCATTTCAAACCCCTCATGACCATTACAAGCCACAACAACATTGTATCCAGATTGGCGAAGAATCTTCGAGACATAGCGCCTTAAATCCGGGTTATCATCCACCACCAAAACTAAATTTGTAGAAGTACCATTGTCCCCCAAAGCCATGATTTCTTCAGAAGTTTCTGAGCCATCAGAATAATCTTCATCCATAACATCAACATCAATATCCGCAAACTCCACCGAAGCACGACTTGAATTTAATTCCGCCGGAATTTCTAACACCTGTTCCCCCGGTAAATGGGAACATCCTAAAGGCAACCAAACCGTAAAAGTCGTACCCTTTCCATAAACCGACTCCACAGAAATTTGCCCCTTGTGAAGTTCCACTAATTCTTTAACTAAAGCTAATCCTAAACCCGATCCCTCATAAGAACGATTCGCCGAACCCTCCGCTTGACGAAACCGTTCAAATAAATAAGGAATTTGTTCCGGTTTAATCCCAATGCCAGTATCTTGAACTTGCAGACGACAATGATCCCCCAAGGGTTCAACCCTCAACGTAATCGTACCAGAAGGCGGAGTAAACTTCATGGCATTCGACAGTAAATTATAAAGAACCTTATCAAAACGTTCCAAATCTAAATACAACAACGGACAAGAATGTAACTCCGTTTTTAAATAGATTTCTTTCTTCTGACAATAAAGTTGAAACGACTCAACCGTACTACGACAAAAAGCAATCAAATCACAAGGACGGAAACTCGGCTGCATTCGTCCAGCATCAAACCGTTGTAAATCTAATAATTGATTGACTAACCGTAACAGCCGTCGAGAATTTCGTAAAGCAATTTTAGCTTGTTCTTGAGGTAAATCTTGCTGTTGATTAATGGCAGATTCTAACGGCCCAATCATTAACGTTAAGGGAGTGCGAAACTCATGGGAAATATTTTGAAAAAACTCCGTTTTAATCCGATCCGCTTCTAACAATCGTTCCGCTTGTTGTCGAGTTTTTTGATATAAACGAGCTTGTTGCACTGCTAAAGCCGCCTGTACCGCCACCACTTCCACCAAATTAATCTCTGAATCCAGCCATTTGCGGGTACGATTATTTTGTCGCAGGGAAATACTGCCAATAATCTCACCGTCGGAAAGTAAAGGCACCACCATTAAGGCTTTAGAAGCGGAACGCAGAGGTAATTCGGCAATATGAGATTCTGGTTGTAAATCTAAATCTTGAATCACAACAGGTTGTCGGGTGCGTAACAATTGTTGTAATACCGGATTTCCCCGAATCGGAACCAAAGACTGCGGCAACATTTCCAGAAATTGTTGAGCGTGAACCGTCGCATCCACACCCGCGAGGGGAGACTCTGACCACCATTCATCGCTCACCAAAGAAGCTTGTCGAGCCGCATCATATAAACCCACACATTGAACATACTCATCATCTCTTGTCCACAACGATAAAGCGCAACCATCAACCCGTAACGCCTCTCCCAACTGTTGCGTAATAGCCGCAAAAATAGTACGGGGATCAAGACTAGAGCGAATAGCAGAAGTAATCGTATTAACCAACGCCTCCCGTTTAGCCAGTTCTCGGACTTGTTCATAGGCGCGAGCTTGAGACAACGCCAAAGCCGCCTGATCCGCAACAGTAATCACCAACTGCACCTCATGATCCTGCCAAACATGAGAGTCTTGGCAGTGATGCAACGCCAAAACAGCCATTAAGTCTAGTTTGTAGAATAGGGGGACAACCAAACTAGAGCGAATCTGAGATTGAGCATAAGCTTGTTGACGTTCTATCACCGATACCACCCGTTCATCCGTTTCCGCCTCTTGGATCACCTCCACATCCGTCGTTTCCCAAACCAATAATTGCAGGAGATCCGTTGAGGGCTTTTGATCATCCGAAGTATCCAGAAGTTCTCCCCGTCCTGACTCATACATAAACCATTCATCTACCATTTGCCCATCTTGGAACGGTCGCAAAAGGCAATAGCGGGCCTCAAACATTTGACCCACCGTTTCCACAATCCGTTGTAGCATTTCCCGGTAGTTGGGGGCCGAACGAATGGTATTGGTAACGGCATAGAGGAGGGATTCTTGTTGGAGTGCCCGTCGCAGTTCTTCGGTGCGGGATTTGAGAACCGTATGGGTTTCTAAGGCTTGTTTAACAATCGCCTTGAGTTCGTCCGCATCCCAAGGTTTAGTCACATATTTAAAGACTTTACCCGAATTAATCGCTTCAACTAAATCTTCAACATCGGTGTAACCTGTAAGAATAATCCGAATAATATCGGGATATTGAGCCGCCGTTAAACTCAAAAATTCCGTCCCACTCATTTGTGGCATTCGTTGATCAGAAATAATCACAGCCACGTCAGATTGAGACGCTAAGATGTCCAGCGCCGTCGGCCCGCCTTCTGCTCGCAATACCCGGTATTCCCGATGAAAAGTGCGATACAGCAGATCTAGGTTATCGGGTTCATCATCGACAACTAAGATAGTCGGCTTAGATTTTTTCAGGGAATTCATGCACCGATCTCCTGCTGCAAGGGCTGTAGGGGGCTTGCGTTCTGTGTGGGTAACAGATTGGGGTGAACCCGCCCCTACCGGGTTATCAGGGTTAAGAACGTTTCAAGTGGTTTGGTGATTGAGGATGCCCCCTATTAATCTTATGCTTCTAGGGTGTTAGGTGTTGGATGTTGGGTCTTGAGGATGGATAGCTAACCCTCAACTGCTCACCAACAAGCCCAGCCCCTTTTGTACCCATCCGACTAGAAGGAATCGCTGCTCTCAGTTGAATCGGTTTTCCCGTGTCAGATGCCGTTTGTGGTTCAATTGTTAACCCCAGAAACCCCGACCCTCTCTCAATCTTTGTTGATTCTTGTTGGACATCTGCATCCAACCTTTGATGATCAAGATACTCATTGATTACTTATCCGATGCAGGTATAACCACAATCAGGATATTGATGCACAATATTTATTGTACCTTGATCATCCTGGGTGCGGAATTGTTGGCTGTTCTTAGGAAGAGGTAGGTGCAAGGATTTTATATATATTCTTGTGATCTTTATTATTCCTGTGCGATCTCTAAACTGGTGAATCATTTGTTTTTCTCTTCCCCATCTCACTCATCCTTTTTCGGATGCGAAAACCTCACTGGGCCGGGAACTCCTTCTCGGGTAGGAGGTTCTGTGGATTATTCTCGGTTACAAATGCGAGCGGCGACCTTGGGGGATCTCAGCGCCTTAACGGATGTTTTAGCCGAGAGTTTTCATTCCCGTGAGGGGATTTTTGGCTGGGTTTATCCGATTTTGCGGTTCGGTATTTATGAAGATTTACGCCATCGTCTGGTCATGGGTTCGGAACACTATCTGTGTTTAGTTGCTGTTGCTTCATCGGTCGGGGTTTCGTCCTCGATTTATAGACTCAATCAGGAGTATATTTTAGGAACGGTGGAAATGAGTTTGCGATCGCGGTATGCTTGGCAATTATCGTTAACGTCTCGCTATCCCTATTTATCTAATTTAGCGGTTCATCCCCATTATCGACAGCAGGGAATTGCCCAACAATTATTGAGAATTTGTGAACAAACTGCCAAAAGTTGGGGATTTTCTCATCTTTATCTTCATGTCCTGGAAAATAATCGCCCAGCGAGACAGCTTTATTACAAACAAGGTTATCGATTAAAAGAGATTGATTCGGGTTGGGATTCGGTATTATTTGGACAGCCTCGACGTTTGTTTTTACAAAAACGAATTTGAGCTTTTTTTAAGACTGAATTCGTTGTTTTAATCGTTCTCCCAAACGTAAAATTTGACACGCTAAAATCCCCGCCCCAAAGCCATTATCAATATTAACAACACCGACTCCCACCGCACAGGAATTTAACATGGTTAACAGAGGGGCTAACCCATTAAAACTCGCACCATATCCCACACTGGTTGGCACTGCAATCACCGGACAATCGGCTAAACCTGCAACGACACTGGGTAAAGCACCTTCCATTCCCGCCACTACAATTAATACATCCGCATCGGCAATTAAAGGCCAACTACTGAGTAAGCGATGAATTCCAGCAACTCCCACATCCCATAACCGTTTCACGGAAAAACCACATAAAGTGGCGGTTATTGCCGCTTCTTCAGCAACGGGTAAATCGGCAGTTCCGGCTGTTAAAATGGTTATTTTTCCGTTAGTATGAACCTGGGGAATGGTATCCGGTTGAATGGCACAAATTTTAGCCGATTCATAATAGCGTAAATCCGGTATTTGTGCTTTTAAGTGTTGATAAATATTGGGTTCAATTCGAGTCGCCATAACCACCGGATTTCGGGTTCGCATCACCTCGATAATCTTAATAATTTGTTCGGGGGTTTTATTCAGTCCCCAAATCACTTCAGGAAATCCGGTTCTTAATTTGCGATGGTGGTCAATGCGGGCAAAATCACCAACGGGTTCAAAATCAAAGTATTTAATTTTATCTAACGCATCGGTTGGGGTCAGTTGACCGGATGCAACGGATTCGAGTAACTGTTGTAAAGCTTCAGGATTCATTTCGATTTAAAAACTAATTATTCAGCAATTCTGAGTTCATACAAATTCCAAAAACCTCCTCCTAAAGGGGTGAATTGAATGCCTTGAACTCGGTTGCGAATCGCTTCAAAGGAGAGGGGATTAACCATATATAATAAAGGCACTTGTTCTGCAATAATTTTTTGAGCTTTGCCATAAAGTTCTTTCCGCTTTTTCGGATCAAATTCTTGGGACGCTTTCACAAATAAATCGTCTATTTCTTGTTCCCAAGTAGAAACTTGCCAACCTTTAATCTCTGGTTCTCCCGGTTGTGGCCCTTGGTTAAAGGTGTGTAACCGTCCATTCACTGACCAAATATTATAACCCCCATGAGGTTCAACTCCGCCTCCAGTAAATCCTCCTAGATAGGCATCCCAATTTCGGGAACTCGAAAGACGTTCTACCAAAGTATTAAAGCTGAGAAATAATAAATCGACTTGAATCCCAATTCTAGCAAGATCTTGGTTAATTTGAGTTGCCATTTGT is from Planktothrix sp. FACHB-1365 and encodes:
- a CDS encoding response regulator, which gives rise to MNSLKKSKPTILVVDDEPDNLDLLYRTFHREYRVLRAEGGPTALDILASQSDVAVIISDQRMPQMSGTEFLSLTAAQYPDIIRIILTGYTDVEDLVEAINSGKVFKYVTKPWDADELKAIVKQALETHTVLKSRTEELRRALQQESLLYAVTNTIRSAPNYREMLQRIVETVGQMFEARYCLLRPFQDGQMVDEWFMYESGRGELLDTSDDQKPSTDLLQLLVWETTDVEVIQEAETDERVVSVIERQQAYAQSQIRSSLVVPLFYKLDLMAVLALHHCQDSHVWQDHEVQLVITVADQAALALSQARAYEQVRELAKREALVNTITSAIRSSLDPRTIFAAITQQLGEALRVDGCALSLWTRDDEYVQCVGLYDAARQASLVSDEWWSESPLAGVDATVHAQQFLEMLPQSLVPIRGNPVLQQLLRTRQPVVIQDLDLQPESHIAELPLRSASKALMVVPLLSDGEIIGSISLRQNNRTRKWLDSEINLVEVVAVQAALAVQQARLYQKTRQQAERLLEADRIKTEFFQNISHEFRTPLTLMIGPLESAINQQQDLPQEQAKIALRNSRRLLRLVNQLLDLQRFDAGRMQPSFRPCDLIAFCRSTVESFQLYCQKKEIYLKTELHSCPLLYLDLERFDKVLYNLLSNAMKFTPPSGTITLRVEPLGDHCRLQVQDTGIGIKPEQIPYLFERFRQAEGSANRSYEGSGLGLALVKELVELHKGQISVESVYGKGTTFTVWLPLGCSHLPGEQVLEIPAELNSSRASVEFADIDVDVMDEDYSDGSETSEEIMALGDNGTSTNLVLVVDDNPDLRRYVSKILRQSGYNVVVACNGHEGFEMAQKYHPEVIITDLMMPLVSGLDLIRLIRENTELKGTPMILLTAKADEDTRLEGVERGADAYLSKPFNDRELLAEVKNLQSLKENERRVAELNRYLTESVLKRFLPETMVKKAATGQLALDLSPEPRLITILFSDIVGFTQMSNQLQSQGIAVVLNEYLAEMTRVIFANGGTVDKFVGDAVMALYGAPEELRPEKQVKQAVNSARQMLQSLDKLNQRWRERGIFGENGVEPVRFRCGIHIGTAVVGMFGSPERSDYTAIGPAVNMAARLQEVAHPNSILVSKEVADYLPSEDIIIEEFHKLKGIGDKVLTVMITPQA
- the larB gene encoding nickel pincer cofactor biosynthesis protein LarB, producing MNPEALQQLLESVASGQLTPTDALDKIKYFDFEPVGDFARIDHHRKLRTGFPEVIWGLNKTPEQIIKIIEVMRTRNPVVMATRIEPNIYQHLKAQIPDLRYYESAKICAIQPDTIPQVHTNGKITILTAGTADLPVAEEAAITATLCGFSVKRLWDVGVAGIHRLLSSWPLIADADVLIVVAGMEGALPSVVAGLADCPVIAVPTSVGYGASFNGLAPLLTMLNSCAVGVGVVNIDNGFGAGILACQILRLGERLKQRIQS
- a CDS encoding GNAT family N-acetyltransferase; protein product: MDYSRLQMRAATLGDLSALTDVLAESFHSREGIFGWVYPILRFGIYEDLRHRLVMGSEHYLCLVAVASSVGVSSSIYRLNQEYILGTVEMSLRSRYAWQLSLTSRYPYLSNLAVHPHYRQQGIAQQLLRICEQTAKSWGFSHLYLHVLENNRPARQLYYKQGYRLKEIDSGWDSVLFGQPRRLFLQKRI